From one Colletotrichum destructivum chromosome 3, complete sequence genomic stretch:
- a CDS encoding Putative RNA recognition motif domain, nucleotide-binding alpha-beta plait domain superfamily: protein MAPEKRNKFLEADDSEDDLDRGYDSEAEELRKGGRSAKRRKVDSEDEDDFSDEEAHDVSKTDDGASGDEDGDGDADEGAEASTSSKKKSKTTTGLDLPDVSKPLTKKNLVATEEAVKKSGVVYISRIPPFMKPQKLRSLLEPYGRINRIFLAPEDPAAHARRVKNGGNKKKSYTEGWVEFLRKRDAKAACELLNARTIGGKKGSYYHDDIWTLKYLKGFKWHHLTEQIAAENAERTSRMRAEISKAGKENKEFVRNVERARVLDGIAATKAKRGEKQGEDKADGEGPASGSGAVPGTDTGAQPDKRRTVFKQIPLADRKGDASSGGKPAGDVARVLGKIF, encoded by the coding sequence ATGGCCCCCGAAAAGCGGAACAAGTTCCTCGAGGCGGACGACAGcgaagacgacctcgaccggGGCTACGActcggaggccgaggagctgcgcaaGGGTGGCCGCAGCGCCAAGAGGCGCAAAGTcgacagcgaggacgaggacgactttagcgacgaggaggcgcaCGACGTCTCTAAGACGGATGACGGCGCATcaggcgacgaagacggagacggagatgcggacgagggcgccgaggcctcgACGTCAAGCAAGAAAAAGTCAAAAACTACGACGGGCCTGGACCTCCCGGATGTCTCCAAGCCCCTGACGAAAAAGAACCTCGTCgcgacggaggaggccgtcaagaAGTCGGGCGTCGTCTACATCTCGCGCATCCCGCCCTTCATGAAGCCGCAGAAGCTGCGGTCGCTGCTTGAGCCCTACGGCCGGATCAACCGCATCTTCCTCGCGCCCGAGGACCCGGCGGCGCACGCGCGGCGCGTTAAGAACGGCGGCAACAAGAAGAAATCGTACACGGAGGGCTGGGTCGAGTTCCTGCGCAAGCGcgacgccaaggccgcgTGCGAGCTGCTCAACGCCCGGACGATTGGcggcaagaagggcagctACTACCACGACGACATCTGGACGCTCAAGTACCTCAAGGGCTTCAAGTGGCACCACCTCACGGAGcagatcgccgccgagaacgccgagcGGACGAGCAGGATGCGGGCCGAGATCagcaaggccggcaaggagaaCAAGGAGTTTGTGCGCAACGTCGAGAGGGCGCGCGTGCTGGACGGCATCGCGGCGACCAAGGCGAAGCGCGGCGAGAAGCAGGGGGAGGACAAGGCGGACGGGGAGGGGCCCGCTTCGGGCTCGGGCGCGGTGCCAGGCACGGACACGGGCGCCCAGCCGGACAAGAGGCGGACGGTGTTCAAGCAGATACCCTTGGCGGACAGGAAGGGCGACGCTTCCTCGGGCGGCAAACCGGCCGGAGATGTGGCACGGGTGCTCGGGAAAATCTTCTAA
- a CDS encoding Putative aldehyde dehydrogenase domain, aldehyde/histidinol dehydrogenase, whose protein sequence is MSVEVLKTISPTTNEPIITRNGVSQADLDELPNTATKAFESWSKTSLADRQAIVKKALNLLLEKKDELAEELTVQMGRPIAYTGVEVATAVKRGEYLLKISDEVLKDTDGEPEKGFKRFIRKVPVGPVLVLFAWNYPYLILVNSLIPALLAGNTVILKPSPQTPTIVEHVAKVFEAAGLPAGVLQYFHCGSPIMIESIVRNPKVKLVAFTGSVAGGLAVQQAASDRVVNVGLELGGKDPAYIRDDVDIDWAAAEIVDGAVFNSGQSCCSVERVYVADKIHDAFVAAVQKVLEGYKLGDPFDKGTHVGPVISKRSKEAIESHIQDAIAKGATDATPANESFNNPPPKGNFVKPTLLTGVDHSMTVMTEETFGPVIPVQRVKSDDEAVQLMNDSEFGLTASIWTKDTDRGYALADQVEAGTVFVNRCDYPSPDLAWTGWKNSGKGQTLSRYGFDQFVKLKSYHLKDYPK, encoded by the exons ATGTCCGTCGAAGTCCTTAAGACCATTTCCCCCACGACCAATGAGCCCATCATCACCCGCAACGGCGTCTCCCAGGCCGACTTAGATGAGCTTCCCAACACCGCCACCAAGGCCTTCGAGTCTTGGAGCAAGACCTCCCTGGCCGACCGCCAGGCCATCGTCAAGAAGGCGCTGAATCTTctgctcgagaagaaggatgagctcgccgaggagctcacCGTCCAGATGGGCCGCCCCATTGCCTacaccggcgtcgaggtcgccaccgccgtgaAGCGCGGCGAGTACCTCCTCAAGATCAGCGATGAGGTGCTCAAGGACACCGACGGCGAGCCGGAGAAGGGCTTCAAGCGCTTCATCCGCAAGGTCCCCGTTGGCCCGGTCCTCGTTCTCTTCGCGTGGAAT TACCCTTACCTCATCTTGGTGAACTCACTCATTCCTGCCCTATTGGCGGGTAACACCGTCATCTTgaagccgtcgccgcagACGCCTACGATCGTCGAGCACGTGGCCAAGGTGTTTGAGGCGGCCGGCCTCCCAGCTGGCGTGCTGCAGTACTTCCATTGCGGCTCCCCCATTATGATCGAGTCCATCGTCCGCAACCCCAAGGTGAAGCTCGTCGCTTTCACCGGCTCCgtggccggcggcctcgcaGTGCAGCAGGCGGCGTCGGACCgcgtcgtcaacgtcgggctcgaactcggcggcaaggaccCGGCCTACATccgcgacgacgtcgacatcgactgggccgcggccgagatcgttgacggcgccgtcttcaacTCGGGCCAGAGCTGCTGCTCGGTCGAGCGCGTGTACGTGGCCGACAAGATCCACGACGCCTTTGTTGCGGCTGTCCAGAAGGTTCTCGAGGGGTACAAGCTGGGAGACCCCTTCGACAAGGGCACGCACGTCGGGCCCGTCATCTCGAAGCGGTCCAAGGAGGCGATCGAGTCGCACATCcaggacgccatcgccaagggcgCCACCGACGCAACCCCCGCCAACGAGTCCTTCaacaacccgccgcccaagGGCAACTTCGTTAAGCCCACGCTGCTGACCGGCGTTGACCACTCCATGACGGTCATGACGGAGGAGACGTTTGGGCCCGTCATCCCCGTCCAGCGCGTCAAGAgtgacgacgaggctgtCCAACTCATGAATGACAGCGAGTTTGGCCTGACGGCCAGCATTTGGACCAAGGACACGGACCGGGGCTATGCGCTCGCGGACCAAGTCGAGGCGGGAACCGTCTTCGTGAACCGCTGCGACTATCCCAGCCCT GACCTGGCATGGACCGGATGGAAGAACTCGGGCAAGGGGCAGACCCTCAGCCGCTACGGCTTCGACCAGTTCGTCAAGCTCAAGAGCTACCACCTTAAGGACTACCCCAAATGA